A segment of the Synechococcus sp. CBW1002 genome:
TCACCGGGCCTGGAGCTCACCGCAGTCGACCTGGCTGGCGATGCGATCGCGCTGAGTGACAGCCAGGCGCTGCTCTTGGAGCCCCTGGCAGGCTGAGGGTTCAGGCCACCAGGACTGCGGCCTGGAACCTCAGCCCCGCTTCTCGAATTCGATCAGCCGCGAGAAGTAGAAGGGGGCCTTGTTGAGGCTGCGGCGGATCGGCTGGAAGCCGCAGGCCATCGCCGCCTTGACGATCCCCTCTTCCCGCAGGGTGTAGGCGCGGGTGGTCTTGCTGGGGCCGGGGAACAGCTGGCCGATCCCCTTGAGCAGCGCCAGCAGGGGGGTGTAGGGGGCAAAGCTCACGATCAGGCGCTTCTCCGCCATGCCGGCCAGATGGCGCACCATCTCCTCAGCGGCCGCCTGGGGGTAATGGATGAACACATCCAGGCAGATCACCGTGTCGTAATGGCCCTCGAGGCTCTCGAGATCAGAGGCCGTGAAACGCAGCTGCTCGCTGGAGATTCCGGCAGAGGCGGCCCGGCGGCCGGCTTCCTCCACCATGGCGGCGGACAGATCGCTGGCGGCGATCGATCCTGCCCCCAGCTGGGCCAGGGGCAGGCTGAGGCTGCCCACGCCACAGCCGGCATCGCAGAAGCTGCGGTTGGCCAGATCGCCCTGCTCCTGCAGCCAGGCCAGCACCTGATCGACGGTTTTCTGGTGGCCGATGCGGATGTTGCGCTGGACCCGGTTCACCTCCGAGCTGTCGCTGTAGATGCGATTCCAGCGCTCGAAGCCGGTGCTGTTGAAATAGGCCTCCACCACGGCTTTCTCGGCTTCTTTCGTGGGCATGGGGCTGGAATTCGTCGCTGGGAATCGTGGCGCGGATCTTAGGCAGCGCGTCGCCAGGCCAGACCCGTGCCGTCCTGATGCCAACGCAACGCCTCGCCGAGCGGGGTGCCCACCAGCATCGTTTCCACGGAGCGTTCGTCGCCGAGCACCCGCCGCGGCGACACCGTGGCCGCGGCGATCGCCTGCTCCGGCCGGCCGCTCCAGCTGGCGAGCCGCCGCACCCCCTCCAGCAGGGGCAGGGTGACGCCAGCCAGGGTGCCGTCCTCCAGGCGGCAGGAGCCTTCTTCCACGAGCAGCAGCCGCTCATCCCAGCGGTGAGCGCCTTCCCCCAGTCCGTAGGGCGCCAGGGCGTCACTCACCAGCACCAGCCGATCCGGCGCCAGCCGCTGCAGCAGCACCGCCATCGAGGGAGCCACATGCACCCCGTCGGCGATCAGGCCCAGGGCCACAGTGCCCGCCAGGATCGCCGCCGCCACCGGTCCGGGGCTGCGGTGCTGCAGACCGTCCATGGCATTGAAGGTGTGGGTCACCATGGTCACGCCGGCCCCATAGGCGTGCTGCGCTGCCGCCTCATCGGCGCCGCTATGGCCGAGGCTCACCACGATCCCCCGGGCCCGCAGGGCGTCGATCACGGCCTCGGCGCCGGCAAGCTCCGGGGCCAGGGTCACCAGATCGATGGCGTCCTCATGGCCGCCGATGCGCTCCTGCAGGGCCTCCAGGCTGGGCGGGCAGAGGTGCTGAGCTGGGTGGGCACCACGCCGTTGCGGCGCCAGGAACGGGCCTTCCAGGTGGGCGCCCAGCAGCCGGCAGCGCCCGGGCTGGTGCTGCTGGCGGGCCTGGTCCAACACCGCCAGGGCCTGGCGCAGGGGACCCACACCACAGGTCACCAGGGTGGGGCAGATCGCCTCCACCCCATCCGTCCAGAGCCGCTCCAGCAACTGCAGCAAGGTCGGCAGATCCGCCGGGGTGAGTTCCGGGAAGGCGAGGCCGAGGCCACCGTTGATCTGCACATCCACCCCGGCCGGGCTGAGCCAGTCGCCCCCCCAGGCCTCACCGGCGGCGGCGCTGCCGGCCGGGATCGGCTCCACCACAGCGATCTGACCCGCCTCATCGATGCCGATCCGCCAGGAGCGGTTGTGGCCATGGCGGCAGGGGGAAGCCTGGGGCAGGCGGACGTGGCTGAGCCAGCGCATGGCGAAAGCCGACCCGGCGGCGGGGCAGGCGGAAAGATGCCATCCTCTCTGGCTTGCTCCCTCGGCCCGTCGTCGGGCGTTGCCCTTTGGTGTCCTCCCCTTCCGCTGCCGCTGCCGGATCCGCTGCCGACGCGGTGGCGCCCCAGGCCCAGCCCGTGCGGGTGGCGGTGATCATGGGCAGCGATTCAGACCTGCCGACCCTGCAGCCCGGGGTGGCGATGCTGGAGCGGTTCGGGGTGAAAGCGGAGGTGCGGGTGCTCTCGGCCCATCGCACGCCCCTGGAGATGGTGCAGTTCGCCCGCGAAGCGGCAGGCCGCGGCCTGAAGGTGATCATCGCCGGCGCCGGCGGCGCCGCCCACCTGCCCGGCATGGTGGCCTCGCTCACCACCTTGCCGGTGATCGGCGTGCCGGTGCAGACCCGGGCCCTGGGGGGCGTGGATTCCCTCCATTCGATCGTGCAGATGCCCGCCGGCATCCCGGTGGCCACGGTGGCGA
Coding sequences within it:
- a CDS encoding amidohydrolase family protein is translated as MRWLSHVRLPQASPCRHGHNRSWRIGIDEAGQIAVVEPIPAGSAAAGEAWGGDWLSPAGVDVQINGGLGLAFPELTPADLPTLLQLLERLWTDGVEAICPTLVTCGVGPLRQALAVLDQARQQHQPGRCRLLGAHLEGPFLAPQRRGAHPAQHLCPPSLEALQERIGGHEDAIDLVTLAPELAGAEAVIDALRARGIVVSLGHSGADEAAAQHAYGAGVTMVTHTFNAMDGLQHRSPGPVAAAILAGTVALGLIADGVHVAPSMAVLLQRLAPDRLVLVSDALAPYGLGEGAHRWDERLLLVEEGSCRLEDGTLAGVTLPLLEGVRRLASWSGRPEQAIAAATVSPRRVLGDERSVETMLVGTPLGEALRWHQDGTGLAWRRAA
- the bchM gene encoding magnesium protoporphyrin IX methyltransferase; the encoded protein is MPTKEAEKAVVEAYFNSTGFERWNRIYSDSSEVNRVQRNIRIGHQKTVDQVLAWLQEQGDLANRSFCDAGCGVGSLSLPLAQLGAGSIAASDLSAAMVEEAGRRAASAGISSEQLRFTASDLESLEGHYDTVICLDVFIHYPQAAAEEMVRHLAGMAEKRLIVSFAPYTPLLALLKGIGQLFPGPSKTTRAYTLREEGIVKAAMACGFQPIRRSLNKAPFYFSRLIEFEKRG
- the purE gene encoding 5-(carboxyamino)imidazole ribonucleotide mutase, producing MGSDSDLPTLQPGVAMLERFGVKAEVRVLSAHRTPLEMVQFAREAAGRGLKVIIAGAGGAAHLPGMVASLTTLPVIGVPVQTRALGGVDSLHSIVQMPAGIPVATVAIGNGTNAALLALQILATADAELSAQLEAYRSDLHDQVVAKDTRLQELGSSTYLEQMPHA